The following proteins come from a genomic window of Sphaerisporangium rubeum:
- a CDS encoding helix-turn-helix domain-containing protein — protein sequence MPSQGTIGDRVRGLRLSRRMSQAQLAGPDLSDSYVSLIESGKRTPTPVVARLLAERLGCTTEFLLHGIEPRQRIDTELGLRHAELELNHGDPALAAERFGEIVRAAGEDNALLAAHARLGRARALEAQGKIGSAVEAYERLRREAAAHPERLADLPLTVALCRCYQRAGDVLRARDLGTQALEQVTRLPLVHGDVAVDLAAALAEAEIGLSYVEQVLASTGVPVPDDRTTEILSLWQASVSAAEGEDSALAVRFADDALAAGRPARIATRMAQVATRWAELSAAQGNVQADEFDRLVSGASEVFSALPAAAAEHGRSLIVLARLRLKSGDHVDASRLAGRALTLLADGPVAVSATAHLVQAEAALARSDGDPASSLRQAVALLTAAPTTGTVRDREVARVWRELGDLWGRAGHRDQQARAYRRALEAVGVRSTVAGVVTAAVFAR from the coding sequence ATGCCGAGTCAGGGAACCATCGGTGACCGCGTCCGCGGATTGCGGCTGAGCAGGCGTATGTCTCAGGCCCAGTTGGCTGGACCCGACCTATCCGACAGTTATGTCTCTCTCATCGAGTCCGGCAAGCGCACGCCGACGCCGGTCGTGGCCCGTCTGCTCGCCGAGCGGCTCGGGTGCACCACCGAGTTCCTCCTGCACGGGATCGAGCCGCGCCAGCGGATCGACACCGAGCTCGGGTTGCGCCATGCCGAGTTGGAGCTCAACCACGGCGACCCCGCGCTGGCCGCCGAGCGCTTCGGCGAGATCGTCCGCGCCGCCGGTGAGGACAACGCGCTCCTCGCGGCGCACGCACGGCTCGGCCGCGCTCGCGCGCTGGAGGCACAGGGCAAGATCGGCAGCGCCGTCGAGGCGTACGAGCGGCTCCGCCGTGAGGCCGCCGCGCACCCCGAGCGCCTGGCCGACCTTCCGCTGACCGTGGCGCTGTGCCGCTGCTACCAGAGAGCGGGTGACGTCCTGCGTGCGCGTGACCTCGGCACGCAGGCGCTGGAGCAGGTCACGCGGCTCCCCCTCGTCCACGGTGACGTGGCCGTCGACCTCGCCGCCGCGCTCGCGGAGGCCGAGATCGGCCTGTCGTACGTCGAGCAGGTGCTCGCCTCGACCGGCGTGCCGGTCCCCGACGACCGCACCACCGAGATCCTCTCCCTGTGGCAGGCCAGCGTGTCCGCCGCGGAGGGTGAGGATTCCGCGCTCGCCGTGCGGTTCGCCGACGACGCGCTCGCCGCCGGCCGTCCCGCCAGGATCGCCACCCGCATGGCCCAGGTGGCCACGCGCTGGGCCGAGCTGTCGGCGGCCCAGGGCAACGTCCAGGCCGACGAGTTCGACCGTCTGGTCTCGGGTGCGAGCGAGGTCTTCTCGGCACTGCCCGCCGCCGCGGCGGAGCACGGCCGCAGCCTCATCGTGCTGGCCAGGCTCAGGTTGAAGTCCGGCGACCACGTCGACGCGTCCCGCCTCGCGGGCCGCGCGCTCACGTTGCTGGCGGACGGCCCGGTGGCCGTCTCCGCCACGGCGCACCTGGTGCAGGCCGAGGCGGCGTTGGCACGGTCCGACGGCGACCCCGCGTCCAGCCTGCGGCAGGCCGTGGCCCTGCTGACCGCCGCCCCCACGACAGGAACGGTCCGCGACCGCGAGGTCGCCCGGGTCTGGCGTGAGCTCGGCGATCTGTGGGGAAGGGCCGGTCATCGTGATCAGCAGGCGCGAGCGTATCGTAGGGCACTCGAAGCGGTCGGAGTGAGGTCGACCGTCGCCGGTGTCGTGACAGCGGCGGTGTTCGCCAGGTAG
- a CDS encoding PH domain-containing protein encodes MRLVTHGDSAPASVNRYLLPQEHQVIMVRRHPAVLLRPVAEVFGGLILAGLLSKWLGESSGSQALVIVWWAWLLLLIRFVWKVAEWSVDYFVVTSKRMLLTRGLITRRVDMMPLGKVTDMSFQRSLLGRMLGYGEFVLESAGQDQALSTVPYIPYPETLYLEVCQMLFPGSNDDD; translated from the coding sequence ATGAGGCTGGTGACCCACGGGGACTCTGCTCCGGCGTCGGTCAACCGTTACCTTCTCCCCCAAGAGCACCAGGTCATCATGGTACGCCGCCATCCGGCGGTGCTGTTACGGCCGGTCGCCGAGGTCTTCGGCGGCTTGATCCTGGCGGGGCTCCTCAGCAAGTGGCTCGGTGAGAGTTCCGGCTCGCAGGCGTTGGTGATCGTCTGGTGGGCCTGGCTGCTCTTATTGATCCGCTTCGTGTGGAAGGTAGCGGAGTGGTCGGTCGACTACTTCGTGGTGACCTCCAAGCGCATGTTGCTGACCAGAGGTCTCATCACGCGGCGGGTCGACATGATGCCCCTCGGCAAGGTCACCGACATGAGCTTCCAGCGGTCGCTGCTCGGTCGCATGCTCGGGTACGGCGAGTTCGTGCTGGAGTCGGCCGGCCAGGACCAGGCGCTGTCGACGGTCCCCTACATCCCCTATCCGGAGACTCTGTACCTGGAGGTCTGCCAGATGCTCTTTCCGGGTTCAAACGACGACGATTAG
- a CDS encoding three-helix bundle dimerization domain-containing protein produces MDHHPDGETYAQVESVLTMEFAGVHPAATVTRCIEAAHHGAMEVTGYAYPGLVERIARKHLQVLAVIATDQG; encoded by the coding sequence ATGGACCATCACCCGGACGGCGAGACCTACGCACAGGTCGAGTCCGTGCTCACGATGGAGTTCGCCGGGGTTCATCCCGCCGCGACCGTGACCCGCTGCATCGAAGCGGCTCACCACGGTGCGATGGAGGTCACCGGGTACGCCTACCCGGGCTTGGTGGAGCGCATCGCGCGCAAGCACCTGCAGGTGCTGGCCGTGATCGCCACCGATCAAGGGTGA
- the upp gene encoding uracil phosphoribosyltransferase, translating into MKTLVVDHPLVAHKLTALRDERTDSPTFRRLADELVTLLAYEATRDVRVVETTVNTPVAPADGVRLARPAPLVVPILRAGLGMLDGMTRLLPTAEVGFLGMIRDEGTLKAQTYATRLPEDISGRQCYVLDPMLATGGTLAAAIRLLFERGAEDVTAICLLAAPEGLAYMEKALADFAPVRVVTASLDERLNENGYIVPGLGDAGDRLYGSV; encoded by the coding sequence ATGAAGACCCTCGTCGTCGATCATCCGCTCGTCGCGCACAAGCTGACCGCGCTGCGTGACGAGCGAACGGACTCCCCGACGTTCCGCCGGCTCGCCGACGAGCTCGTCACGCTACTCGCGTACGAGGCGACACGTGACGTCAGGGTCGTGGAGACCACCGTGAACACCCCGGTCGCCCCCGCCGACGGTGTACGGCTGGCCCGTCCCGCGCCGCTGGTGGTGCCGATCCTGCGGGCCGGTCTCGGCATGCTCGACGGCATGACCCGCCTGCTGCCGACCGCCGAGGTGGGCTTCCTCGGCATGATCCGCGACGAGGGCACACTGAAGGCGCAGACGTACGCGACGCGGCTCCCCGAGGACATCTCCGGCCGCCAGTGCTACGTGCTCGACCCCATGCTGGCCACCGGCGGCACGCTGGCCGCCGCGATCCGGCTGCTGTTCGAGCGCGGCGCGGAGGACGTGACGGCCATCTGCCTGCTCGCGGCGCCGGAGGGCCTCGCGTACATGGAGAAGGCCCTGGCCGACTTCGCCCCGGTGCGTGTGGTCACCGCGTCGCTGGACGAGCGGCTGAACGAGAACGGCTACATCGTGCCGGGCCTCGGGGACGCCGGGGACCGCCTTTACGGGTCCGTCTGA
- a CDS encoding tRNA adenosine deaminase-associated protein: MTDVDALDFAIVVYREDDQWEAEMLPVGLTEDLHGLVHALRQQPSMGATIGLVAVGDDFFVALRVFGERVDVFLSDITASWDWPLAQQVLEFLDVPVPEEEELDMVLPAGDLSIFADLGLDEMELGALSGDLELLPDEVLSSIAARLGFSQPFERAVDSALG, from the coding sequence ATGACAGACGTAGACGCTCTTGACTTCGCCATCGTGGTCTACCGTGAGGATGACCAGTGGGAAGCCGAGATGCTGCCCGTGGGCCTCACCGAGGACCTCCACGGCCTTGTTCACGCGCTCAGGCAGCAGCCGAGCATGGGTGCCACGATTGGCCTCGTCGCGGTGGGGGATGACTTCTTCGTGGCATTACGGGTCTTCGGCGAGCGCGTCGACGTCTTCCTCTCCGACATCACCGCGTCCTGGGACTGGCCACTGGCCCAACAGGTTCTTGAGTTCCTCGACGTACCCGTGCCCGAGGAGGAAGAACTCGACATGGTGCTCCCCGCGGGAGACCTGTCGATCTTCGCCGATCTCGGCCTGGACGAGATGGAGCTCGGCGCTCTGTCCGGCGATCTCGAACTGCTGCCCGACGAGGTGCTTTCCAGCATCGCCGCCCGGCTGGGCTTCTCCCAGCCTTTCGAACGTGCCGTCGACTCAGCCCTAGGCTGA
- a CDS encoding tRNA adenosine deaminase-associated protein, with protein MPSRPSRGSLFAAAFVRVPDGWSGAEIDLGTAEIADDLGDAVQEVLGLSGDELVLLCVEVEDEWFAIARYEDETDPRAFVSDAHAAAGDPLGELFNELAGVLVPDKEADLGVRPAGDFELLSDLGLSPEELLELAMEEGVLPADTLSVIAEKLSFADELDRLR; from the coding sequence ATGCCCTCGAGACCTTCACGTGGTTCTCTGTTCGCCGCCGCTTTCGTCCGTGTCCCCGACGGGTGGAGCGGTGCCGAGATCGACCTCGGCACCGCCGAGATCGCCGACGACCTCGGGGACGCCGTCCAGGAGGTCCTCGGCCTCAGTGGGGACGAACTCGTCCTCCTGTGTGTCGAGGTCGAGGACGAATGGTTCGCCATCGCCCGCTACGAGGACGAGACGGACCCGAGGGCGTTCGTGTCGGACGCGCACGCCGCGGCCGGCGACCCTCTGGGTGAGCTGTTCAACGAGCTGGCCGGGGTGCTCGTGCCGGACAAGGAGGCCGATCTCGGCGTCCGGCCCGCAGGCGACTTCGAGTTGTTGAGCGACCTCGGGCTGTCCCCTGAGGAACTTCTGGAGCTGGCTATGGAGGAAGGCGTCCTCCCGGCCGACACTCTCTCGGTGATCGCCGAGAAGCTCTCCTTCGCCGACGAGCTCGACCGCCTGCGTTAG
- the tadA gene encoding tRNA adenosine(34) deaminase TadA has product MRRALAQAALAAVRDEVPVGAVVVGPSGEVLAEAGNDREGTADPTAHAEVLALRAAARSLGGWRLSGCTLVVTLEPCTMCAGAAVLSRVDRVVYGAVDEKAGAVGSLWDVVRDRRLNHRPEVIAGVLAAECASLLRDFFAERRG; this is encoded by the coding sequence ATGCGGCGGGCTCTCGCGCAGGCGGCACTCGCGGCCGTACGCGACGAGGTCCCGGTGGGTGCGGTCGTCGTGGGCCCGTCGGGGGAGGTCCTCGCCGAGGCCGGCAACGATCGTGAGGGCACGGCCGATCCGACCGCGCACGCCGAGGTGCTGGCGCTGCGCGCCGCGGCACGCTCGCTCGGCGGGTGGCGCCTGTCCGGCTGCACGCTCGTGGTGACACTGGAGCCCTGCACGATGTGCGCGGGGGCCGCGGTGCTCTCCCGGGTGGACCGCGTGGTGTACGGCGCGGTGGACGAGAAGGCGGGGGCCGTCGGCTCCCTGTGGGACGTGGTGCGCGACCGGCGTCTCAACCACCGTCCCGAGGTGATCGCCGGTGTGCTCGCCGCCGAGTGCGCTTCCCTCCTGCGGGACTTCTTCGCCGAGCGACGCGGCTGA
- a CDS encoding GNAT family N-acetyltransferase, with product MLVRRETPADVPEIHAVHLAAFAAAYAPDTVPPEAGLVDALRACDAWLPELSLVAQDPDGTVIGHVVCTRAHVGTRPVLGLGPLGVLPARQREGTGHALMHAVLGAADALGEPLVVLLGHQDYYPRFGFRPAADLGVTPPVPAWAPHFQARTLTTHTPDLRGPFTYAAPFQDL from the coding sequence GTGCTGGTACGACGAGAGACCCCCGCCGACGTCCCCGAGATCCATGCCGTCCACCTCGCCGCCTTCGCCGCCGCGTACGCTCCGGACACGGTCCCGCCGGAGGCCGGACTGGTGGACGCGCTGCGCGCCTGCGACGCGTGGCTCCCCGAACTGTCCCTGGTCGCGCAAGACCCGGACGGGACGGTGATCGGCCACGTCGTGTGCACGCGGGCCCATGTGGGCACCCGGCCCGTGCTCGGGCTCGGCCCGCTCGGCGTGCTCCCCGCACGGCAGCGCGAAGGCACCGGCCACGCGCTCATGCACGCGGTGCTCGGAGCGGCGGACGCGCTCGGCGAGCCCCTGGTCGTACTGCTCGGCCACCAGGACTATTACCCGCGCTTCGGCTTCCGCCCCGCGGCCGACCTCGGCGTCACACCGCCGGTCCCCGCCTGGGCCCCGCACTTCCAGGCCCGCACGCTCACGACCCATACCCCGGACCTGCGTGGCCCCTTCACCTACGCCGCACCGTTCCAGGACCTGTGA
- a CDS encoding type II toxin-antitoxin system VapB family antitoxin encodes MRRTGATRSPVISDPARGHRRPIGTADTRTSLKLTSVIFKSVGEGRPYPEHGLSHREWAQIPPRQVRLDTLITTKAVLDLHSLLAKDSTFYGDLFPHVVQWRGEMYLEDGLHRALRAALHQRSVLHARVLDVDASAEQGPGSE; translated from the coding sequence GTGCGCCGGACCGGTGCGACACGTTCGCCGGTGATATCTGACCCAGCGCGAGGTCATCGGCGACCCATCGGCACGGCTGATACTCGAACCTCTCTTAAACTGACTAGCGTGATCTTTAAGTCAGTCGGCGAAGGACGCCCTTACCCAGAGCACGGCCTTTCGCATCGCGAATGGGCACAGATACCGCCGCGCCAGGTGCGGCTGGACACGCTGATCACCACCAAGGCCGTGCTCGACCTGCACTCTCTCCTCGCCAAGGACTCCACGTTCTACGGCGACCTGTTCCCCCACGTCGTGCAGTGGCGCGGCGAGATGTACCTCGAGGACGGCCTGCACCGCGCGCTGCGGGCGGCGCTGCACCAGCGTTCGGTGCTGCACGCGCGGGTCCTGGACGTCGACGCGTCCGCCGAGCAGGGACCCGGCAGCGAATGA
- the ypfJ gene encoding KPN_02809 family neutral zinc metallopeptidase, with product MDFRDNVDLDASQVENRGGGGIGRGGIAIGGGAAGIIALIAALLFGVNPGDIMGGGGSDPGAVQPSSDLADKCKTGADADQSEECRVVGIVNSIQEYWSGALDKEASGSYTPAKTVLFSQAVDTGCGQASSQVGPFYCPNDQKVYLDLTFFDELQSRFGAKGGPFAQAYVIAHEYGHHVQNLLGAMERAQGDQQGPESGSVRLELQADCYAGVWSKNAVNTGFYEKDFTKTEIQEALDAAAAVGDDRIQERSQGRVDPEAFTHGTSEQRMKWFTRGYESGAPDRCDTFAGDI from the coding sequence ATGGACTTCAGGGACAATGTCGATCTCGATGCCTCACAGGTCGAGAACCGCGGGGGTGGCGGCATCGGCAGAGGCGGCATCGCCATCGGTGGCGGTGCCGCGGGGATCATCGCGCTGATCGCGGCGCTGCTGTTCGGGGTGAACCCCGGAGACATCATGGGAGGCGGCGGGAGCGACCCGGGGGCGGTGCAGCCTTCGTCCGATCTGGCGGACAAGTGCAAGACAGGGGCGGACGCCGACCAGTCCGAGGAGTGCCGGGTGGTCGGCATCGTGAACAGCATCCAGGAGTACTGGAGCGGCGCGCTCGACAAGGAGGCGTCGGGGAGCTACACGCCGGCGAAGACCGTGTTGTTCTCCCAGGCGGTCGACACGGGATGCGGGCAGGCCAGCTCGCAGGTGGGGCCGTTCTACTGCCCGAACGACCAGAAGGTGTACCTGGACCTGACCTTCTTCGACGAACTGCAGAGCCGGTTCGGGGCCAAGGGCGGGCCGTTCGCGCAGGCGTACGTCATCGCGCACGAGTACGGACACCACGTGCAGAACCTGCTCGGCGCCATGGAACGCGCGCAGGGCGACCAGCAGGGACCGGAAAGCGGGTCGGTACGGCTGGAGCTGCAGGCGGACTGTTACGCCGGAGTGTGGTCGAAGAACGCGGTGAACACGGGTTTCTACGAGAAGGACTTCACCAAGACCGAGATCCAGGAGGCGCTCGACGCGGCCGCGGCCGTCGGCGACGACCGGATCCAGGAGCGCAGTCAGGGCCGCGTCGATCCCGAGGCGTTCACGCATGGCACGTCGGAGCAGCGGATGAAGTGGTTCACCAGGGGCTACGAGTCGGGTGCGCCGGACCGGTGCGACACGTTCGCCGGTGATATCTGA
- a CDS encoding permease-like cell division protein FtsX, with translation MSFGDDPDQEPWLRRWVAAHRKVLAIGTATIVLLALIAGGGWHLYQQSRKPLPPPAVALPEQTRFIVWLCQEEICPGPGTPRPGDVRRVETALRSMPEVVSIKFSRNRSQGSQHPGTIMDPATGHGIGPVFFDAFDGRLRRSSDFPAVAAKLKGMAVAQRLSTDFWFGKADVTVTLCGTSADEACSPFLIHDMTEEQKQAVLDRIREIDGVRQVYYEDRQHALTLQQHYHPETSRSDPPLILAAMKETYRVKMSGPDAVRRLQQALNGVPGVESVMSVAPFAY, from the coding sequence TTGTCGTTCGGCGACGACCCCGACCAGGAGCCTTGGTTACGCCGGTGGGTGGCCGCACATCGGAAGGTCCTGGCGATCGGCACGGCCACCATCGTCCTGCTCGCGCTGATCGCCGGCGGCGGATGGCATCTGTACCAGCAGTCCAGGAAGCCACTGCCACCGCCGGCCGTCGCACTGCCGGAGCAGACCCGTTTCATCGTGTGGTTGTGCCAGGAGGAGATCTGTCCCGGCCCGGGGACACCGCGACCCGGTGACGTGAGGCGAGTGGAAACGGCTCTGCGGTCGATGCCGGAGGTCGTTTCCATCAAGTTCTCAAGGAACCGATCTCAGGGGTCGCAGCACCCCGGCACGATCATGGACCCTGCCACTGGACACGGGATCGGTCCTGTGTTCTTCGATGCGTTCGACGGCAGATTGCGCCGCTCGTCGGACTTTCCGGCAGTGGCGGCGAAGCTGAAGGGGATGGCCGTAGCGCAACGCCTGTCCACGGACTTCTGGTTCGGCAAGGCCGATGTCACGGTGACTCTCTGCGGCACCAGCGCCGACGAGGCTTGTTCGCCGTTCCTGATCCACGACATGACCGAGGAGCAGAAGCAGGCGGTACTCGATCGGATCCGGGAGATCGACGGAGTGCGGCAGGTCTATTACGAGGACAGACAACACGCGTTGACCCTCCAGCAGCACTACCACCCAGAGACAAGCAGATCCGACCCGCCGTTGATCCTTGCCGCCATGAAAGAGACCTACCGAGTGAAGATGAGCGGACCGGACGCGGTCCGGCGTCTCCAGCAGGCGCTCAACGGAGTTCCCGGGGTCGAGTCGGTCATGTCCGTCGCCCCCTTCGCGTACTGA
- a CDS encoding DNA polymerase III subunit gamma and tau, which produces MSLALYRKYRPGTFAEVKGQEHVTDPLRQALSTGRINHAYLFSGPRGCGKTSSARILARSLNCEKGPTPDPCGECESCVALAPTGAGHLDVIEIDAASHGGVDDARDLRERAFFAPVSARFKIYIIDEAHMVTREGFNALLKLVEEPPPHLKFVFATTEPEKVIGTIKSRTHHYPFRLMPPGTLRGLLEEILRSESVPYEAAALPLVVRAGAGSARDSLSILDQLLAGADDAGITYARAVSLLGYTDGDLLDEMIAAFAARDGGRVFGAVHRVIEGGHDPRRFAMDLLERFRDLVVLANVPDAAGSGLLDRPGDELERLAAQAASMGPAELTRAAEVFNSGLTEMRGATSPRLLLELMCARVLLPGAAQGESALLARLERLERGGVAAATPRAASPVAGDAGLAQPQAATVVRPQEVTVPPPPARTGGAEPAASVAEPRAETDASRAGDWPAATRAGAQARPDDVPAAAPARAGTGGGAVQQAWPQVLEALRQRSPAVWSNVNTHARVAGVEGDLVTLAYTQVGAQRYFVNGGKDSVVATVLGEVLGGTWRVEAVLGNGGGAAPAPAAPAQAVRQPRPAPAPQPQRAAPAPVRTQAPPPVDESWPDAPSDDEGPGPAAGSGFTAAQAVQSRPRKTGAAGWPDAVPGRSTATGAETDDADPDADTDTGHLSGMALVQRELGGTIIDEVD; this is translated from the coding sequence ATGAGTCTCGCCCTCTACCGTAAATACCGCCCTGGGACGTTCGCGGAGGTCAAGGGGCAGGAGCACGTCACCGATCCGTTGCGGCAGGCGCTCAGCACGGGGCGGATCAATCATGCCTACCTTTTCAGCGGGCCGCGTGGGTGCGGCAAGACGTCCAGTGCGCGCATCTTGGCGCGGTCGCTGAACTGCGAGAAGGGGCCCACGCCTGATCCGTGCGGCGAGTGTGAGTCGTGTGTGGCGCTGGCTCCTACGGGGGCGGGGCACCTCGATGTGATCGAGATCGACGCGGCGTCGCACGGGGGTGTGGACGACGCGCGTGATCTGCGGGAGCGCGCGTTCTTCGCGCCGGTGTCCGCGCGGTTCAAGATCTACATCATCGACGAGGCGCACATGGTGACCCGTGAAGGGTTCAACGCGCTGCTCAAGCTCGTCGAGGAGCCGCCGCCGCACCTGAAGTTCGTGTTCGCGACGACCGAGCCGGAGAAGGTCATCGGGACCATCAAGTCCCGCACGCACCACTATCCGTTCCGGTTGATGCCGCCGGGGACGTTGCGGGGGCTGCTGGAGGAGATCCTGCGGTCGGAGTCGGTGCCGTACGAGGCGGCGGCGCTGCCGCTGGTCGTGCGGGCCGGAGCGGGGTCGGCGCGTGATTCGCTGTCGATTCTCGACCAGCTGCTCGCGGGGGCGGACGACGCGGGGATCACGTACGCGCGGGCCGTTTCGCTGCTGGGGTACACCGATGGCGATCTGCTCGACGAGATGATCGCGGCGTTCGCGGCGCGTGACGGTGGCCGGGTTTTCGGCGCCGTGCACCGGGTGATCGAGGGAGGGCACGATCCACGACGGTTCGCCATGGATCTGCTGGAACGGTTCCGCGATCTCGTGGTGCTCGCGAACGTTCCCGACGCGGCGGGTAGTGGATTGCTGGACCGGCCGGGGGACGAGCTGGAGCGGCTCGCCGCGCAGGCCGCGTCCATGGGGCCGGCGGAGCTGACGCGGGCCGCCGAGGTGTTCAACTCGGGGCTGACCGAGATGCGGGGGGCCACCTCCCCTCGGTTGCTGCTGGAGCTGATGTGCGCGCGGGTGCTGCTTCCCGGTGCGGCGCAGGGGGAGTCGGCGCTGCTGGCCCGGTTGGAGCGGCTGGAGCGCGGAGGGGTGGCGGCGGCCACGCCGCGCGCGGCCTCTCCTGTGGCGGGTGACGCCGGGTTGGCGCAGCCGCAGGCCGCCACGGTGGTGCGGCCGCAGGAGGTGACGGTGCCGCCGCCTCCGGCGCGGACCGGCGGGGCCGAGCCCGCTGCGTCGGTGGCCGAGCCCAGGGCCGAGACCGACGCCTCACGTGCCGGTGACTGGCCCGCGGCCACGCGCGCCGGTGCGCAGGCGCGGCCTGATGACGTCCCCGCCGCTGCGCCTGCGCGGGCCGGGACCGGCGGCGGCGCGGTCCAGCAGGCCTGGCCGCAGGTCCTCGAAGCGCTCAGGCAGCGATCCCCCGCCGTCTGGTCGAACGTCAACACGCACGCTCGGGTCGCCGGGGTCGAGGGTGATCTCGTCACGCTCGCGTACACCCAGGTCGGCGCGCAGCGGTACTTCGTCAACGGCGGCAAGGACAGTGTGGTCGCGACGGTGCTCGGCGAGGTGCTCGGCGGGACCTGGCGGGTCGAGGCGGTGCTCGGCAACGGAGGTGGCGCGGCGCCTGCTCCGGCCGCGCCGGCGCAGGCGGTGCGGCAGCCCCGTCCGGCGCCGGCTCCGCAGCCGCAACGAGCCGCGCCTGCGCCTGTCAGGACCCAGGCGCCTCCTCCGGTGGACGAGTCCTGGCCCGACGCGCCGTCGGACGACGAAGGGCCCGGCCCCGCTGCGGGTTCCGGTTTCACCGCCGCTCAGGCGGTGCAGAGCCGTCCGCGCAAGACCGGTGCGGCGGGATGGCCGGACGCGGTCCCCGGACGGTCCACGGCCACCGGCGCGGAGACCGACGATGCCGACCCCGACGCCGACACCGACACCGGCCATCTCAGCGGCATGGCTCTGGTGCAGCGCGAACTCGGCGGCACGATCATCGACGAGGTCGACTGA
- a CDS encoding YbaB/EbfC family nucleoid-associated protein, whose product MNPGDVNLQQLLEQAQLMQQQLATAQQELNDAEVEGSAGGGLVVATVNGGGELLELKISPAAVDQGDPQETADTIADLVIAAVRDAVRAAGELQQQKLGPLAQGLGGGGLQLPGF is encoded by the coding sequence GTGAATCCAGGTGATGTGAATCTCCAGCAGTTGCTGGAGCAGGCGCAGCTCATGCAGCAGCAGCTCGCTACGGCTCAGCAGGAGCTGAACGACGCCGAGGTCGAGGGGTCGGCGGGTGGCGGGCTGGTGGTCGCCACGGTCAACGGCGGGGGTGAGCTGCTGGAGCTGAAGATCAGCCCGGCGGCGGTCGATCAGGGGGACCCGCAGGAGACGGCGGACACGATCGCCGACCTGGTGATCGCCGCGGTACGGGACGCGGTACGGGCCGCCGGCGAGTTGCAGCAGCAGAAGCTCGGGCCACTGGCGCAGGGGCTCGGCGGGGGCGGCCTCCAACTGCCGGGGTTCTAG
- the recR gene encoding recombination mediator RecR, whose product MYEGVVQNLIDELGLLPGVGPKSAQRIAFHLLAADPADVKRLAHALLEVKEKVRFCRVCGNVAAEEECRICRDVRRDPHVICVVEESKDVVAIEKTREFRGRYHVLGGAISPIEGVGPDDLRIRELMTRLADGQVTELIIATDPNLEGEATATYLARLVKPMGLKVTRLASGLPVGGDLEYADEVTLGRAFEGRRLLDV is encoded by the coding sequence ATGTACGAAGGCGTCGTCCAGAACCTCATCGACGAGCTCGGCCTGCTCCCCGGCGTCGGCCCCAAGAGCGCGCAGCGCATCGCGTTCCACCTGCTGGCCGCCGATCCCGCGGACGTGAAGCGGCTCGCGCACGCGCTGCTGGAGGTCAAGGAGAAGGTCCGCTTCTGCCGGGTCTGCGGCAACGTCGCGGCCGAGGAGGAGTGCCGCATCTGCCGGGACGTCCGCCGCGATCCCCACGTCATCTGCGTGGTGGAGGAGTCCAAGGACGTCGTCGCCATCGAGAAGACCCGCGAGTTCCGTGGCCGTTACCACGTGCTCGGCGGCGCGATCAGTCCGATCGAAGGCGTCGGTCCGGACGATCTGCGCATACGCGAGCTGATGACACGGCTGGCGGACGGCCAGGTCACCGAGCTGATCATCGCCACGGACCCCAACCTCGAGGGCGAGGCGACGGCGACCTATCTCGCCAGGCTGGTCAAACCGATGGGTTTGAAAGTGACACGATTGGCCAGCGGACTGCCCGTGGGCGGCGACCTCGAATACGCAGACGAGGTCACACTGGGCCGCGCTTTCGAAGGACGGAGACTGCTGGATGTCTGA